Part of the Vitis vinifera cultivar Pinot Noir 40024 chromosome 13, ASM3070453v1 genome is shown below.
TGAGGATGAATAAGACATGGATAAGGCAAGGTGCCCGTCTTCCCATGCAATGCCAGAGCTCCCTGTCATCCTCAGGAATCGGATCAGGGCTCTGGGGGGTTCTGATGTCACTTTTGTAATCCAGAAGCCTCTCTTCAAGACTAATGTGAGTTCCGGTCACAACCGTCTGTCCAACCGTTGAACCAGATACAACAAAGTTTCCTCACACCTGAAGAGAGCGAGAGGTTGAACTCGGGAGGAAACGGAAAAAAATGTGCAAATATGGAAGTGATGTTGATTGAGCCCTCCCTTCATCGGGAAACCATCAGTCTGAGGAAGTGGAACATGAAGAAAGCTTCCGGAAATTCTACCTCAATGTGTGTGTTGGTGACTAATTGGAAATCGGTTACGGAAAGGAATAGCATGAAGGAAGATGAAACGGTGCAACTCTGGTCTTTTCGAATCAAGTCCAGGTTGGGTTTCGCTCTTGTAAAGAGAAGACTACAAGATGATCCTAGGAATCGTTCATTAAGGGGCATCCTGGATAGCTGATATGGATATCAGGGACAAGTAGGGTAGGTGTATTTAGTATTTAGTAGAAGATGATAAACCTCCTTGGATAATAATTGTCACTAAAttgattttccctttttttgtttctttttttttttgccgcTAATGTAGATATTTGGCAATCACCACGTTTTTCATTGTTGCCATATCCGGGTATTGGGCGTTTGGCAATCAGGCCAAGGGAATTGTTCTTGCTTaccttaatttcttttaaaaataatttagatgtctattattttttagatgttGTCTTggacttgaattttattttgggCTTTACATATTGAGGTTGCTTTAAGATTCAATTATTGTTTTGGTGTGGGCTTGGTGTATTTGGCTATGGGCTATGCTTGTGGGCCTCAGGCcatcaaatttatttctttgtttgggCTTAACTTTTGATATATCACTTGGgcctaattaaatttatttgacaTTGGATTGGTCTTGGGTTGTAGGATTTTTGTTGGGCCAAATTGAATTCATTTGACTTGGATTTTACTTGGGCCTTTTTACTTATTCTTATTTGGGCCTGTCTTACTTTTATAGATGGGTCAATTCTACTACACCAACCTTTTTTCTCGGAGCTTTGGATAATCACCACGTGGAGGACTAGATTAGACACGAAATCTCtttaataatctttaaaaaaaattttaaaaaaaaactgtaaggcattttttctaataaaattgtaatttttttttaataaaaactataaaatgttttttaaataaaaaaaatacaaaaatactttttaaattaaaactgcaaaatatttctttaaataaaaacaataaaatcacttttcaaacaaaaaatgtatataaaatccctttttttcaataaatactataaaaacttttttttttcaaataaaaatattaaattaattttaaaattatttttttaatgaaaattgaaaatttatttttttaatgaaaattgaaaaattacatttcaaataaaaatttcaaaactctttttttgaataaaaactgaaaaaaatcacttttcaaataaaaactgcaaacttttttaataaaaaaaaaaccgtgaaatcacttttttaaataaaattgcaaaattactttttagataaaaatttcaaaaatatttccttttaataaaaattgcaatttttaaaaaaataaaagttttaaaaatctttaaattgacTTACAACATTACTTTtgtaaaaacccattttttaattattattattttttaaaaaaatcacattttctatataaaagttGTGGAAAcattattttacaaataaaataataaacttggcATCCATCCTCCAACTTAAGAGagtgtattaaaaaattattgcaaCGCTTATGTAGCGTAAAGCGTTGTATATCATATttcgtaaaaaaaattaaaaattattgcaATAAGTAAAAAATGTTTCAACTCTCTAAAAGCTAGTTCACATtatcattttacttttattttattaggtagatgataaaatttatagtGGGGTTTTTATCTACTCATGCcttaatttattacttaaattttcttaagtgatattaatattaaaatataatcaaatatcaaataattttttattaatatttttcattaaaaaaattgaaaaaaaaacaactatattatataaaatttcatatatttgtcACATGGGTTTCTCTATCCATTTTCAAAAAACTTCTAATAGAATGTCTTATTTGTTAttgataatttagttttaaCATTGTTGAAAAAATTAGGGTCTAAATTTAACATGGTGGAAGTATGAATTGATGTATAagttattctatttatttattaaatagaaaaggAGTGGAGTTTGGAAAGTGGATGTTTTATTACTTGTATGGGCAAATATTAGGTTGGttaagaaggaaataaaattttggagaatatatttagaaatatataaaactcCTCATAtagaatatgaaaatttaaaattaaaaataaaaataaccttcataaaggttttttttatgCCCGTATCACTATAGAGAACCTTATGAAAAATGGGGGGAAGGACAAATAAAAACAAGGGACGCTAATGTGTAATTGaggtttaattttcaaaaagtgaattatttttatgaatagtCTTAGTCTTTTtgtctaaatattttaataaaaaaaatttaaatttaataaaacaaattgacacatttcttcattaaaaaaaaaaaaaaattaaagctacTTTATACTTATTCTTTTGTTTCCTCTTATTTTATAGAGCATGAGactaaaaatagttaccaattAAAATAAGTCTCGATGTCACCTACACTTCAATTTAAAgctactttaaatatttttttcagtCCTTGAattaaaagtgaagaaaataaaaaggaaatatagaatggaataattaattttttataaaaaaaaatcgagaAAAAAAGTCAATGCCTAAGGGGgcattgggaaaaaaaaaattattttttgaaatctctCATTGAGGATTTGGATTTGGCTTAActctattcaaatattttctatttttatttttaaaaaataaaaaataattataattttcatataaaaataataaacctttttacaaaaattgtaaCCGAGCTTATATCCTTAAAATATTGAAACAATGATAAATCACATTAGCACAAAAAATAATACTCTAtttacaaacataaaaaataaaataaaataaaatatgggaTAATTgaacttgtttaaattttataagaaataGAATTTGGAGGCCAAGGTCCAAGTTCCGAATATTTGGGGAGGTTGTAGGATTTGATTAGGATTTAGTAACATTCCAAATTGAAAGACTCGTGCCCCAAGTTTCCAAATATTTGGGGAGGTTGTAGGATTTAATTAGGACTTAGTAACTTTCCAAATTGAAAGACTCGTCTCCCAGGGAACTCATCTATATATAAGCTCTCTCCTGCCAACGAGAACAACAAACCATTCGTaatttttccaaattgaaagaCTTCTCTCTGGGTCATCATCTTGCCATCCCAAGAAGACCAAGAAACCACTTCCTTCCTTACCAAGAACAAGAAACCACCGAAGCTATATAGTTTGAGCATTCTGTGATCGAAGAGCTACAATGGATTCTATTGTAGAAGATGAGAAGAAACACGATCAGGTTCTCGAAGAAACGACCAACAACTTTGAAGATGAAGGTGATCAGGCTCTTCAAGAAACGATCGACAAATTTGAAGATGACGGTGATTAGTATCCTCAAGAATCGATCAGGATCAAGAAGCGACCACCACGGTgccatgatgatgatgagggCGGGTGTGTTCAGGAGAAAACGAAGCgaatgatgaagaagatgatggatAAGGCAAGGTGTCCGTCTCCCCATGCAACGCCGGAGCTCCCTGTCATCCTCAGGAATCGGATCAGGGCTTTGGGGGGTTCTGATGTCACTTTTGTAATCCAGAAGCCTCTCTTCAAGACTGATGTGAGTTCCGGTCACAACCGTCTGTCCATATCGTTGAACCAGGTACAACAAAGTTTCCTCACACCTGAAAAGAGCGAGAGGTTGAACTCGGGGGGAAACGGAAAAAAATGTGCAGCTATGGAAGTGATGTTGATTGAGCCCTCCCTTCATCGGGAAACCATCAGTCTGAGGAAGTGGAACATGAAGAAAGCTTCCGGAAATTCTACCTCAATGTATGTGTTGGTGACTAATTGGAAATCGGTTACGGAAAGGAATAGCATGAAGGAAGATGAAACGGTGCAGGTCTGGTCTTTTCGAATCAAGTCCAAGTTGGGTTTCGCTCTTGTAAAGAGAAGACTACAAGATGATCCTAGGAATCGTTCATTAAGGGGCATCCTGGATAGCTGATATGGATATCAGGGACAGATAGGGTAGGCGTATTTACCATTTAGTAGAAGATGATAAACCTCCCTAGATAATGATTGTCACTAAAttgattttcccttttttttttgtatttgtttttttctgattgtgtagaattttaattttgattgaattttaattgtgaaaataattaattcaaattcagtcattctgtttttttttcctttatttgtttTCCCCATAGTTTCTATAAACCAAAGGGTTAGGATGTTGTCCTTCTGAGTTTCTTTTACTTGAGATAGTCTAATACATATGAAGCACATGCACTATTTGAAACTGGTATGAGAGAAAGGCAGAaagatgaaatcaaaattatgaGTTTCATATTTGGACATCAGTTGCATTTCTTTTGATGTCAATTCAATTTGGGTATTTGGCAATCACCACGTTTTTCATTGTTGCCATATCCGGGTATTGGGCGTTTGGCAATCAGGCCAAGGGAACTGTTCTTGCTTACCTtaatttcttctaaaaataatttagatgtctattattttttagatgttGTCTTggacttgaattttattttgggCTTTACATATTGAGGTTGTTTTAGGCTTCAATTATTGTTTTGGTGTGGGCTTGGTGTATTTGGCTATGGGCTATGCTTGTGGGCCTCAGGCCGTcaaatttgtttctttgtttgggCTTAGCTTTTGATATATCATTTGGgcctaattaaatttatttgacaTTGGATTGGTCTTGGGTTGCACGATTTTTGTTGGGCCAATTTGAATTCATTTGACTTGGATTTTACTTGGGCCTTTTTACTTATTCTTATTTGGGCTTGTCTTACTTTTATAGATGGGTCAATTCTACTACAACTTTTTTTCTCGGAGCTTTGGACAATCACCACATGGAGGACTAGATTAGACTCGAAATCTCTttaataatcttttaaaaaaaattttacaaaaaactTGGAAGGccttttttctaataaaattgtaattttttttaataaaaactataaaatgttttttaaataaaaaatacaaaaatactttttaaatcaaaactgcaaaatatttctttaaataaaaacaataaaatcacttttcaaacaaaaaatgtatataaaatccttttttttcaataaatactataaaaacttttttttttcaaataaaaatattaaattacttttaaaattatttttttaatgaaaattgaaaaattacatttcaaataaaaatttcaaaactctttttttgaataaaaactgaaaaaaaaatcacttttcgaATAAAAACCgcaaacatttttaataaaaaaaactgtgaaatcactttttaaaataaaattgcaaaattactttttagataaaaatttcaaaaatatttccttttaataaaaattgcaatttttaaaaaaagaaaagttttaaaaatctttaaattgacTTGCAACATTACTTTtgtaaaaacccattttttaattattattattttttttaaaaaaatcacattttctaaataaaagttATGTGGAAACAttcttttacaaataaaataataaacttgacATCCATCCTCCAACTTAAGAgggtatattaaaaaattgttgcaACGCTTATGTGGCGTAAAGCgttgtatataatattttgtaaaaaatttaaaattattataataagtaaaaaatgttTCAACTCTCTAAAAGCTAGTTCACATCatcattttacttttattttattaggtagatgataaaatttatagtGGGGTTTTTATCTACTCATGCcttaatttattacttaaattttcttaagtgatattaatcttaaaatataattaaatatcaaataattttttattaatatttttcattaaaaaaattgaaaaaaatcaactatattatataaaaattcatatatttgtcGCATGGGTTTCTCTATCCATTTTCAAAAAACTTCTAATAAAATGTCTTATTTGTTAttgataatttagttttaaCATTGTTGAAAAAATTAGGGTCTAAATTTAACACGGCAGAAGTATGAATTGATGTATAagttattctatttatttattaaatagaaaaggAGTGGAGTTTGGAAAGTGGATGTTTTAGTACTTGAATGGGCAAATATTGGGTTGGttaagaaggaaataaaattttggagaatatatttaaaaatagggtatataagtatatataaaactcctcatataaaatatgaatttttaaaattaaaaataaaaataacctcCACaaaggtttatttatttatttatttttatgcctTTAGAGAACCTTTTGAAAAATGGGGGGAAGGACAAATAAAAACAAGGGACACTAATGTGTAATTGaggtttaatttttaaaaagtgaattatttttatgaatagttagtctttttgtttaaatattttaataaaaaaatttaaatttaataaaacaaattgaCACATTTCTTCattattcttatatatatatatatatatatattataaaatgaagaatttaaaaatgtattaatttttaaatcaattttatactatatctgattttttttccccatttttcaaattaattcaaaaaaaaaaaaaagattttaaactTTTTCTTACTTATTCTTTTGCTTCCTCTTATTTTATAGAGCATGAGactaaaaatagttaccaattAAAATAAGTCTAAATGTCACCTACACTTCAATTTAAAgctactttaattttttttttcagtcatTGAattaaaagggaagaaaataaaaaggaaatatagaatggaacaattaattatttataaaaagaaaatcgaGAAAAAAAAGTCAATGCCTAAGGGAGCATgagggaaaaaattattttttgaaatctctCATTGAGGATTTGGATTTGGCTTAActctattcaaatattttctatttttatttttaaaaaataaaaaataattatagttttcatataaaataataaacccTTTTACAAAAATTGTAACCGAGCTTATATCCTTAAAATATTGAAACAATGATAAATCACATTAGGACAAAAAATAATActctatttacaaaaataaaaaataaaaaataaaataaaatacaaatcgATGGGATAATTGAACTTGtttaaattaaatagaatttgGAGGCCAACCGTCCAAGTTTCCGAATATTTGGGGAGGTTGTAGGATTTGATTAGGATTTAGtaacttttcaaattgaaaGACTCGTCCCGAGTTTCCGAATATACAGGGAGATTGTAGGATTTGATTAGGATTTAGTAACTTTACAAATTGAAAGACCCGTCCCTCATCTCTATATAAGCTCTCTCCTGCCATGCCAACGAGAACAAGTAACTTTTTCAAATCGAAAGACTTCTCTCTGGGTCATCGTCTTGCCATCCCAAGAAGACCAAGAAACCACCGAAGCTATATAGTTTGCGCATTCTGTGATCGAAGAGCTACAATGGATTCTGTTGTAGAAGATGAGAAGAAGCACGATCAGGTTCTCGAAGAAACGACCaacaaatttgaagatgaaggtGATCAGGCTCTTCAAGAAACGATCGACAAATTTGAAGATGACGGTGATCAGTATCCTCAAGAATCGATCAGGATCAAGAAGCGACCACCACGGTgccatgatgatgatgagggCGGGTGTGTTCAGGAGAAAAAGAAGCgaatgatgaagaagatgatggagAAGGCAAGGTGCCCATCTCCCCATGCAACGCCAGAGCTCCCTGTCATCCTCAGGAATCGGATCAGGGCTCTGGGGGGTTCTGATGTCACTTTTGTAATCCAGAAGCCTCTCTTCAAGACTGATGTGAGTTCCGGTCACAACCGTCTGTCCATACCGTTGAACCAGGTACAACAAAGTTTCCTCACAACTGAAGAGAGCGAGAGGTTGAACTCGGGAGGAAACGGAAAAAAATGTTCAGATATGGAAGTGATGTTGATTGAGCCCTCCCTTCATCGGGAAACCATCAGTCTGAGGAAGTGGAACATGAAGAAAGCTTCCGGAAATTCTACCTCAATGTATGTGTTGGTGACTAATTGGAAATCGGTTACGGAAAGGAATAGCATGAAGGAAGATGAAACGGTGCAGCTCTGGTCTTTTCGAATCAAGTCCAAGTTGGGTTTCGCTCTTGTAAAGAGAAGACTACAAGATGATCCTAGGAATCGTTCATTAAGGGGCATCCTGGATAGCTGATATGGATATCAGGGACAGATAGGGTAGGTGTATTTACTCTTTAGTAGAAGATGATAAACCTCCCTGGATAATGATTGTCACTAAATtgattttcccttctttttttttgtatttgtttttttctgattgtgtagaattttaattttgattgaattttaattgtgaaaataattaattcaaattcagtcattctgtttttttttcctttatttgtttTCCCCATAGTTTCTATAAACCAAAGGGTTAGGATGTTGTCCTTCTGAGTTTCTTTTACTTGAGATAGTCTAATACATATGAAACACATGCACTAAAAAGTAGGGATCTAACACTATTTGAAACTGGTATGAGAGAAAGGCAGAaagatgaaatcaaaattatgaGTTTCATATTTGGACATCAGTTGCATTTCTTTTGATGTCAATGAGTCAGGTAGCAACTGATAGTCACGGACCttgttaattttgttttgaGCATAGGCATAACCTTGAATAGTGTTACATAAAGGCACTGAGAAGTAGGGACTTGTCACTATTTAAAACAGGAGAGGAAGGTAGAATGATGACTGAAACTAAAATTCATTGACTTGTAGAAAGCTGAAAAACTATGGCTTTTGATGGGTGACACAATATGATTGAAGAATGTTAACACACTGAAAAGTATAAATTCCATCTAGATCATCTTTTGTGCAAAAGCTATGGTATGGTAAGAAAACCTTGAAGGGTCCAAGGAATGAGGACACATTAGCCAGTGTGTCTCACATAGCCTCAAATTCCCAAAAAGACTCAAATAAGATGTTGATCATAGCTGGGTACCATAAGTTGTGGTTATCAGCAAACTAACAAAGATAATTGATGGTAATCCGTCTGAACTTTAGGCTGATATCTTTCAGATACTGATGGTTGGGAATAAGCTTCTGATCTTTGGTTTTCCAATCCCGAGTTGTCTGAAAGATGATAAATGACGAATGTCCATATACATCAATCTCCTTAATTCTCAATTCtcagtgtgtttttttttttaaggcttATCCGGGGGCTGCTACTCTGGGCCATCCAAttcctcttctttcttttgctGCTGATCTCACATTGGGAGCAGTTCCTTCTCGTTAGGGTCATCAAA
Proteins encoded:
- the LOC104881177 gene encoding B3 domain-containing protein At2g32645, with the translated sequence MDSVVEDEKKHDQVLEETTNKFEDEGDQALQETIDKFEDDGDQYPQESIRIKKRPPRCHDDDEGGCVQEKKKRMMKKMMEKARCPSPHATPELPVILRNRIRALGGSDVTFVIQKPLFKTDVSSGHNRLSIPLNQVQQSFLTTEESERLNSGGNGKKCSDMEVMLIEPSLHRETISLRKWNMKKASGNSTSMYVLVTNWKSVTERNSMKEDETVQLWSFRIKSKLGFALVKRRLQDDPRNRSLRGILDS
- the LOC104881185 gene encoding putative B3 domain-containing protein At3g24850, with protein sequence MDSIVEDEKKHDQVLEETTNNFEDEESIRIKKRPPRCHDDDEGGCVQEKTKRMMKKMMDKARCPSPHATPELPVILRNRIRALGGSDVTFVIQKPLFKTDVSSGHNRLSISLNQVQQSFLTPEKSERLNSGGNGKKCAAMEVMLIEPSLHRETISLRKWNMKKASGNSTSMYVLVTNWKSVTERNSMKEDETVQVWSFRIKSKLGFALVKRRLQDDPRNRSLRGILDS